One genomic segment of Capricornis sumatraensis isolate serow.1 chromosome 6, serow.2, whole genome shotgun sequence includes these proteins:
- the HEMGN gene encoding hemogen, translating to MDLGKDQSLSKLHQAPDPRQEKTHVPEVIGTWSLRNREQLRKRKAEAQEKQTSQWQFRYKKKHKRQRTGKRNERGRKRQQNTEMKVELPSQLEREMMEKAPAPEEKEIEPPGSVTKALLPAVSPQRVAPEKHVSEVGQESVILQENSSEYQAIAVQNHPSEISQDRAESEDLSPKMCQEIAIFQDQPFKMFRDMAQPEDVSPKTCQEAIAAKVLSSKTSEDTTDLEERSLEAHPKPDVPKASTLETYQKRPEPEEPDSEPGQGIVETESFVSNTQQEMAVPKELSTEIHQETVEPEDFSHKMYKGIAVSKAPSDKTTQETSVPEKYPPEMYQETPGSEEYSLEIYQETPGPEDGAPEIHQETAGPEAYAPEIYQETPGPEDLSTKTYKDKDVPKECFPKLYQEIGGPQDQDPKAHQEDAKDVYTSPQEMKENPKAEEPEIIEITNVPQESNPENDIYSYVLF from the exons ATGGATTTGGGAAAAGACCAATCTCTCTCAAAGCTCCATCAGGCACCTGATCCTCGTCAAGAAAAGACCCATGTTCCAG AAGTCATTGGAACTTGGAGTTTGCGAAACAGAGAGcaactcagaaaaagaaaagctgaagcACAAGAAAAGCAAACTTCACAATGGCAATTTCGGTATA AGAAAAAACACAAGCGGCAAAGaacagggaaaagaaatgaaagaggcagaaagagacaacaaaatacagaaatgaaGGTGGAGCTTCCATCACAACTAGAAAGGGAAATGATGGAGAAAGCACCAGCACCTGAAGAGAAGGAAATCGAGCCACCTGGGAGTGTGACCAAAGCTCTCCTTCCGGCAGTGTCCCCACAAAGAGTTGCGCCCGAGAAACATGTTTCTGAAGTAGGTCAAGAAAGTGTTATCCTTCAGGAAAATTCTTCTGAGTACCAAGCAATAGCGGTACAAAACCACCCTTCTGAAATAAGCCAAGATAGGGCTGAATCTGAAGACCTCTCTCCTAAAATGTGCCAAGAAATAGCTATATTTCAAGACCAGCCTTTCAAAATGTTCCGTGATATGGCTCAGCCTGAAGATGTCTCTCCTAAAACATGCCAAGAAGCCATTGCAGCCAAAGTCCTTTCTTCGAAAACATCTGAAGATACAACTGACCTGGAGGAACGCTCTCTTGAAGCACACCCCAAACCAGATGTGCCCAAAGCCTCCACTCTTGAAACATACCAGAAAAGACCCGAGCCTGAGGAACCCGATTCTGAACCAGGTCAAGGAATAGTTGAGACTGAAAGCTTTGTTTCTAACACACAGCAAGAAATGGCTGTGCCTAAAGAGCTTTCTACAGAAATACACCAGGAAACAGTTGAACCTGAAGACTTTTCTCATAAAATGTATAAAGGAATTGCTGTATCTAAAGCCCCCTCTGATAAAACAACCCAAGAAACATCTGTTCCTGAAAAATATCCCCCAGAAATGTACCAAGAAACACCTGGGTCTGAAGAATATTCACTTGAAATATACCAAGAAACACCAGGACCTGAAGATGGTGCACCTGAAATACACCAAGAAACAGCTGGACCTGAAGCCTATGCACCTGAAATTTACCAAGAAACACCTGGGCCTGAAGACCTCTCTACTAAGACATATAAAGACAAAGATGTTCCTAAAGAATGCTTTCCCAAACTATACCAGGAAATAGGTGGACCCCAAGACCAGGATCCTAAAGCACACCAGGAAGATGCTAAGGATGTTTATACTTCTCCTCAAG aaatgaaggaaaatccaaaagcagaagaaccagagataatAGAAATTACAAATGTGCCTCAGGAGAGTAACCCAGAAAATGACATCTATagttatgttttgttttaa
- the TRMO gene encoding tRNA (adenine(37)-N6)-methyltransferase, whose protein sequence is MRDLKESGPSATATPCGCVKPALETGNLLTEPIGYLESCFSAKNGTPRQPSICSHSRACLRIRKSIFNNPEHSLMGLEQFSHVWILFVFHKNGHLSCKAKVQPPRLNGAKTGVFSTRSPHRPNAIGLTLAKLERVEGGAVYLSGIDMIHGTPVLDIKPYIADYDSPQNLIESSGDFTLQNNQHKLKTVSQSEGKTDNCDWQQLSGYKESQPSHCTREKLKCPEHRTSGENNAESDDAANTQQSSPEPGEIAAELGEESGPRVAQEQSGPHSQEKSPSEEQEDGRLKRGEEAVVPEGHGPEMSPKAPSGVAGAAHCSVVPAWVREAPVANLEVRFTPHAEMDLEHLSSGEPGVGQASFKYFQSAEEARHAIEAVLSADPRSVYRRKLCQDRLFYFTVDTAHVTCWFGDGFAEVLRIKPASEPVQMSKPAESPVSLGS, encoded by the exons ATGCGCGACTTGAAAGAGTCCGGGCCTAGCGCCACAGCGACCCCGTGCGGGTGTGTGAAGCCGGCTCTGGAGACAG GGAATCTTTTAACTGAGCCAATTGGTTACTTGGAATCCTGTTTCTCAGCCAAGAATGGTACTCCAAGGCAGCCATCCATTTGTAGCCATTCACGGGCTTGTTTGAGGATTAGAAAAAGCATCTTTAATAATCCTGAACATTCCTTGATGGGCTTAGAACAGTTTTCTCATGTTTG gattttgtttgtttttcacaaaaACGGTCATTTGAGCTGTAAGGCAAAAGTACAGCCTCCTAGGCTGAATGGTGCAAAGACTGGCGTTTTCTCTACAAGGAGCCCACATCGTCCCAATGCAATAGGACTGACCCTGGCCAAACTGGAAAGAGTAGAAG GTGGAGCTGTCTACCTTTCTGGAATTGACATGATTCATGGCACACCTGTACTAGACATAAAGCCCTACATAGCTGATTATGACTCACCGCAAAATTTGATTGAATCTTCAGGGGACTTCACCTTACAGAATAACCAACATAAACTGAAAACCGTGTCCCAGTCTGAAGGCAAGACTGATAACTGTGACTGGCAACAGCTCTCAGGGTACAAGGAATCACAGCCCAGCCACTGCACTAGGGAGAAACTCAAATGTCCTGAACATAGAACTTCAGGGGAAAACAACGCGGAGTCTGATGACGCAGCAAACACCCAGCAAAGCTCCCCTGAGCCGGGGGAGATAGCAGCAGAGTTGGGTGAAGAATCCGGTCCCAGGGTGGCACAAGAGCAAAGTGGCCCACATAGCCAGGAGAAGAGCCCTTCAGAGGAGCAAGAAGATGGCAGGCTGAAGAGAGGGGAAGAAGCAGTGGTCCCAGAAGGACATGGCCCAGAGATGTCCCCCAAGGCTCCTTCTGGGGTGGCCGGTGCAGCCCACTGCAGTGTGGTCCCTGCCTGGGTGAGAGAGGCCCCTGTGGCCAACCTGGAAGTCCGGTTTACTCCTCACGCAGAGATGGACCTTGAGCACCTCAGCTCAGGTGAACCAG GTGTTGGTCAGGCTTCATTTAAATACTTTCAGTCAGCGGAGGAAGCAAGGCATGCCATCGAGGCTGTGCTGTCAGCTGATCCTCGGTCTGTATATCGACGGAAGCTCTGCCAAGATCgtcttttttactttacagtagaCACAGCGCACGTCACATGCTGGTTTGGTGATGGTTTTGCAGAAGTCCTAAGGATCAAGCCAGCTTCTGAGCCTGTTCAGATGAGCAAGCCTGCGGAGTCCCCAGTGTCTTTGGGGTCGTGA